The region CGCGCGCGAGCGCGCGGATCGGTCCGAGTGGGGCGCCGCGATCCGCGCGCGTGGTCGCCAGAGCTGGCCGTGCGCGCGCGGAGCCGAGTCAGGTGATCGAGCTTCGCACCAGCTCGACCAGCTCCGCGAGTCCGTGCGACGCGAAGAAGTGATCGGCCTTCGGAATCACGTCGAGGTTCGCGTTCGCCATGCCCTCGAAGAGCGAGGAGAGCCGGCCGATCGGCGCGAACGTGTCGCGCCCGCCGACGATCACGTGGATCGGCCCGCCGAAATCGTCGATCGCAAGCGTCTCGATCATGCCGATCGGCGGCGCGACGAGGATCAGCTCGGCGACGCGCGGATCGCGCAGGCCGACACGCAGGGCGGTCGCCGCGCCGAACGAGTAGCCGGAGGCGATCACCGGAACGCCCGCCGTCTCGCAGACCTGCTCGAGAGCGGCGAGGTAGTCCTCGTCGGCGGCGGCCGCGTCTGCGCTGATCGCGCCCTGGCTCGCACCCACGCCGCGCCAGTTGAAGCGCAGCGACGCGACGCCGGCCTTGTACAGCGCGTACGCGAGCTCGCTCACCACGGGGTTCTCGAGGCTCCCGCCGTACTCCGGATGTGGCGGCGCGATCACTGCGCCGCGGCCCTCGCCCTTCTGCCAGACGCCCTCGAGCACGAGCCCCGAAGCCGGCACGACGATCGGAACCATCTGTTCCTTCCAGGCCATCGGCGTCAGACTAGCGCGCGCGCCAGCACGTCGGCCGCCGGGGCGCCCAGACCGAGCTCGCGCGCGAGCGCCTCGGGCGGGTAGCGGGTGCCGGTGTTCCAGAGCTCGAGCAGGAGCGCGCCCGCGCGACGGCTGGTCCACCAGCGGGTGCCGAAGCGCTCGCGCAGATGCCGCACGAGCTCGAACGCGACCGATTGCGCGCGAAGCACGTCGACCGACCCGAGCCGCGCCGAGCACTCGAGCAGGAACCGCGCCTCGTCGGGCCGGCCGCCGAGGGCGGCCTCGAGCCGCTCGCCGTAGAGCGACTCGAGCCCGTGCGGATCGCTGCCTGGCGCGAGCTCCGCCAGGGCGAGCTCGACCTCGACCAGCGCCGCGGCGCGCCGGATCGACTCCAGCCGGCGGACGAGAAGCACCGCTGCGAGCTCCTCGACCCTGCCCGCGACCAGGCCCGAGTCGGCGAAGCTCCGCTCGGCCAGGAGCTCCGGAAGGAGGAAGCGCCAGACCAGCGCGCTCGCCGGATCACCGAGCGCGCGGTGCGCAAGCTCGAGCGCCGGCGAAGTGAACGCCGCGTGGAGCGCCTCGCCGGTCGCGGCGAAGAGCGCCTCGAGCGCGGGCAGTCCGGCGCGCGGCGCGTAGACCAGCCAGACCTCGCCCGGCACGCGGGGCGCGACCGCGAACGCGAGCTCGCGGGCGCTCGCGGGCGCGAGCTCCTCGATCCGCAGGCCCGGGGCGCGCGACAGCGGCGCGCCCAGCCCTTCCAGAGCGAAGTCGAGCGCGGGCCGGAGCCTTGATGCGCCGAGCAGCTCGTCCCAGGCGAGCGGCCGAACCGCGCGCTGCGCGTCGCGAAAGGCCGAGGCCGTCGCCTCCAGCAGGCCCTGCGCCTGCGCGGACCAGAAGCCGTAGTCCACGCCCGGCCGCTGCGACTCCGCGAACTCCCGCGCGTGCGCGAAGCCCAGGGTCGCAAGCCACTCGCTCTCGCGCGCGGCGAGCTCCTCGCGAAGCTCGACCGCATCGGGCCGAGCGCGGGCGCGCGCCGAGAGCTCGCGCGTGCCGCGCGCGAGCATCGCGGCCTGCAGCGCCGCGATCATCCGGGCGTTTCGCTCGCGCGAATCGGCGAGCTGCGACGTCGAGCCCTCGGCCTGAAGCTCGCGAAGCGCCTCGCCGCCGGTCACGTCGAGGTGCTCCTCGTCCGCGCGCTCGAAATCGAGCTCGTGGCTTCGCCCGGCGCGAAACGCGAGCCGGACGCGCGCGCGCGCCTCGCGAAGCGACTCGTAGCGATCGCGCACGTCTCTCATCAGGCGCGGATTCTAGGCTACGCTGCGAAACGCATGAGCGAAGCCGACGAACGCGCGCGGTTGATCGGCCGGCGCGTGCTCTGGGAAGGGAGCGTCGGATCGTTCGGTCTGGACACGGTCGTCCTGCCCGGCGGACAGGAGGCGGAGCTCGCGATCCTGAAGCATTCGGGCGCGGCGGCGGTGGTTCCGTTCCTCGACCGCGATCACGTGGTCCTGCTGCGCCAGTTCCGGCACGCCGCCGGCGGGACGATCTGGGAGGTGCCGGCGGGAAAGCTGGACGCTGGCGAGGATCCCGCGGCCTGCGCCGCGCGCGAGCTCGCCGAGGAGACCGGCTATCGCGCCGGAAGGCTCGAGCGCACCGGCGCGATCTTTACCACGCCGGGCTTCACCGACGAGCGGATCCACCTGTTCGCGGCGTTCGACCTCACGCCCGGGGCGACCGCGCACGAGCACCACGAGGTGATCTCGAGCCAGGTCGTGCCGCTCGCGCGGGCGCTTTCGATGATCGACTCCGGCGAGATCAGCGACGGCAAGACGATCGCCGCGCTCTTCCTCGCCTGGCGACGGCTCGCGGCGGCATGACCGCCCCGCTCGGAGTCGCGCTGACCGCGCACTGGCTCGGGCTCGAGTCGGTGCTGCGGCTGGTGCGCCGCGCCGACGAGCTCGGCTACGCGCTCGCGCTGGTCGACGGCGACGCGGCGTTCGCCGACGCCAGGCCCGAGCGGCCGATCTACGACCCGACCGCGCTCTGCGCCGCCGCGGCGCTGCGCACCGACCGGCTTCGGATCGGGGCGATCCACTTCCCGCTGCTCTGGAATCCGGTTCTGCTCGCGCGCAGCCTGGCGACGCTTCAGGACCTCGCAGAGGGCCGGCTGGTCGGCGTCTTCGGCGTGGGCGCGAAGCGCGAGTCCCGCCGGCTCGGCCTGCCCGAGCCCGACGGCGCGGAGCGCGTGGCGCGCCTCTCCGAGATGCTCGACGCGGTGCGCGGCCTGCTCGCGGGCAAGACGGTGACGAGGAAGGGCCGGTTCACGTCGCTCGAGCGCGCGAGCATCACGCTGCCGAGCGCGCCGGTGCCGATCGCGGTCTCGGCCGCCAGCGCGCGGGCGCTCGCCGTCGTGCGCGAGCACGCGGACATCTGGGACGCGAACGTGCCCCCGCTTCGCGAGCGGCTGCTCCCGCTTCGCGAGCGGATCGGCCGCGAGATCCCGACCTGGTGCTGGGTCTTCGCGCGTCCGGAGGAGAGCTTCGAAGCGGCCTCGCGGGCGTACCGACACCTGGCGCCCTGGTTTCAAGGGCTCGCGCCGGCCGAGGTCGACCGCGCGATCCTCCACGGCGACCCCGAGGCCTGCCGCGAGAAGCTCGCGCGAATGCGCGAGGAGCTCGAGCTGGCGCTTCCGATCCTCGATCTCACCGGGCTCGGCGAGGCCGCTGCGCTGCGCGCGCTCGAAGCGCTTGCGCCTGCAACGGGCGCGCGAATTTCCTAGCCTCGGGAGCGTGTACGGGCGCAATCGTTTCGGGGGCAGCGGCATACCGGGCCTGACGCCGATGGTGCAGCGCATCATGGTCGCCTGCGCGGTGATCTGGGTGCTGCAGCTGATCGTGGGCAGTCAGTTCCCGCTCACGGAGCTGGCCTCGGTCAGCGTCCGGGGGGTCTTCGAGCACTTCTACCTCTGGCAGCCGTTCACGTACATGTGGCTGCACGCGCCCAACACGATCCTGCACCTGCTCATGAACATGTTCGCGCTGTGGATGTTCGGCGGCGAGCTCGAAATGGCCTGGGGATCGCAGCGCTTCCTGCGCTTCTACGTCATCTGCGGCGCCGGCGCGGGATTGATCATCCTGGGCTGGAACGCGCTCACGGGCGTCTCGGCGATCACGTTCGGCGCGTCGGGCGCGATCTACGGCATTCTCACGGCGTTCAGCCTGACCTGGCCCGACCGCACGATCATGCTGCTCTTTCCGCCGATTCCCATGCGCGCGATCTGGTTCATTCCCGTCATGTTCGCGCTGCAGCTCGTCATGGGAGGGGGTCAGGGCGTGAGCACCGTCGGACACCTCGGAGGCGTGATCGTCGCCGGAATTCTGCTGCGCCAGGAGCTCCAGCGCGTGCTCGGCGTGCGATCGCTTCGCTATCGCTGGAATCGCTTGCGAATGCGCAACCGACTGCGGGCGGTGCGCCGCGACGAGTTCGAGCGAAGAAAGCGCGACGACGATCGCCCGAGCTTCCGCTGAGCGATCGGACCTCGAATGACAAGGGCCCTGCGACTTTCATCGCAGGGCCCCCCCACCGATCCCTCTCCGACCCGGTGAGAACTTTTTCTCCTCCCACCGACGGCCGGATTCTATTTTCGGCGCGCGCGAAGTGTCAAACGGAATCGAGGACCGCGATCGCCTCGATGTGATGTGTCTGTGGAAGCGCGTCGAGCACGACGATTCGCGCGACCCGAAACTCCGCTCCGAGGCGCGCGACGTCGCGCGCCAGCGTCGAGGCCTCGCACGAGACGTAGACGACGCGGCGCGGACGCGCTTCGCGGATCGCGTCCAACACCATGCGGTGGCAGCCGACGCGGGGTGGATTCAGCAGCACGAGCTCGGGCGCGAGCGCGGCGAGCCCGCCCGGCGCCCAATCCTCGCAGGCAGCCTCGACGATCTCGGCGCGGGCGTTGCTGCGCGCGTCCCGCGCCGAGGGCCCGCGCTCCACCGCGACGACGCGCGCGAAGCGCTCGGCGAGCGGCTGCGTGTAGAAGCCGACGCCGCAGTAGAGCTCGCATGCGCGCTCGCCGCGGCCACAGGAGTCCACGACCGCGTCCTGCCAGCGCTTCCAGAGCGGCCGGTTCGCCTGGAAGAAGGCCGTAGGGCCGACCGCGAAGCGGCGCTCGCCGATCTCGATCCGCTCGCCGTAGCCGCGGATCTCGAGCTCCCCGCTGCCGCGCGGTGGCCGGGCGCGGACGCGCGCGAGCTCCGTCTCGGTCGCGGGGTCGAGCACCGCGCAGCGCTCGACGTCGACGACCTCGTGCGAGGCGCGCGCGCGAAAGCCGACCCGACCGCGTTCGTACGCGATCCGCGCGCGCGATCGGTAGCCGAGCGCCGCGGGGCTCGCGATGTGCTCGATCTCGGGCAGAGTCCCGATGCCGCCGATCCGCCGGAGCGCCTCTCGCACGATCTCGATTCGCGCGCTCGCCTGAGCCGGCTCGGCGAGGTGCAGCCAGGAGCAGCCACCGCAGCGGCCGTAGGACGGACACGGCGCTTCGCGCCGCGCGGGACCCGGCTCGAGCACCGCGTCGATCTCGGCTCGCGCGAAGCGCGCTTCGACGCGCGTGACCCGCACGCGCAGAAGATCCCCGGGTGCGGAGCGCGGCACGAAGACCGTGAGCCCGTCGACGCGCGCGACGCCGTCGCCCCCTGCGGCAAGCCGCTCGATCCGGAGCTCGAGCTCGGCTCCGACTCGCGCGCTCAAGGCCCCGGCGAGACGGTGCGCTTCGCGCTGCCGACCCGCAGCTCGACCGCGCCCGGATCGATCCGGTGCACCTGCACGCCCGCGACGATGTCGCCCTCGTGCGCCTCGGGGACGTTCTGCCGCTCGAAGCGCAGGCTGGCGACGCGTCGCTCGGGAATCGGATGCCAGCGGATGCTCTCGACCGAGACGTCGGGAAACGCGCTCTGGATGGGTGCGCTCGCTTCGGCGGGCTCGGGCGACGGACGGGCTGCGGGCGCAGTCCTGGCCGGCTTCGCGACGACGGTCTTGCGCGGCGCGGGCTGCGTCGGAGCCGGAGGAGCAGGTGCTGCCGCCTGGATCTCGGGCTCGGGCGGCTCCGGCTTGGCCGCCCCGGCTTGCGCCCGCGCCTCGGCCTGCATCTGCTCCGCTTGTGCGCGCTCGGCCTCGCGCTGCGCCTCCTCGGCGGCGCGCGCGTTCGCGATCGCCGCCTCGAGCCTGGCGCGCTCGGCCGCGATCTCGGGCGTCTCGGCCGGCGGCGCTGGCGGCGTCGTCGGCGGGGACTGCGGCGCCGGCTGCGGAGTCACTTCCCCCTGCGCGCCCGCCGACTCCGCGCGCGCGAGCGCGGCCTCCTGCTCTCGCGTCTCTCG is a window of Deltaproteobacteria bacterium DNA encoding:
- a CDS encoding alpha/beta fold hydrolase, which produces MAWKEQMVPIVVPASGLVLEGVWQKGEGRGAVIAPPHPEYGGSLENPVVSELAYALYKAGVASLRFNWRGVGASQGAISADAAAADEDYLAALEQVCETAGVPVIASGYSFGAATALRVGLRDPRVAELILVAPPIGMIETLAIDDFGGPIHVIVGGRDTFAPIGRLSSLFEGMANANLDVIPKADHFFASHGLAELVELVRSSIT
- a CDS encoding NUDIX hydrolase, which translates into the protein MSEADERARLIGRRVLWEGSVGSFGLDTVVLPGGQEAELAILKHSGAAAVVPFLDRDHVVLLRQFRHAAGGTIWEVPAGKLDAGEDPAACAARELAEETGYRAGRLERTGAIFTTPGFTDERIHLFAAFDLTPGATAHEHHEVISSQVVPLARALSMIDSGEISDGKTIAALFLAWRRLAAA
- a CDS encoding LLM class flavin-dependent oxidoreductase codes for the protein MTAPLGVALTAHWLGLESVLRLVRRADELGYALALVDGDAAFADARPERPIYDPTALCAAAALRTDRLRIGAIHFPLLWNPVLLARSLATLQDLAEGRLVGVFGVGAKRESRRLGLPEPDGAERVARLSEMLDAVRGLLAGKTVTRKGRFTSLERASITLPSAPVPIAVSAASARALAVVREHADIWDANVPPLRERLLPLRERIGREIPTWCWVFARPEESFEAASRAYRHLAPWFQGLAPAEVDRAILHGDPEACREKLARMREELELALPILDLTGLGEAAALRALEALAPATGARIS
- a CDS encoding rhomboid family intramembrane serine protease produces the protein MYGRNRFGGSGIPGLTPMVQRIMVACAVIWVLQLIVGSQFPLTELASVSVRGVFEHFYLWQPFTYMWLHAPNTILHLLMNMFALWMFGGELEMAWGSQRFLRFYVICGAGAGLIILGWNALTGVSAITFGASGAIYGILTAFSLTWPDRTIMLLFPPIPMRAIWFIPVMFALQLVMGGGQGVSTVGHLGGVIVAGILLRQELQRVLGVRSLRYRWNRLRMRNRLRAVRRDEFERRKRDDDRPSFR
- a CDS encoding class I SAM-dependent RNA methyltransferase, producing MARRSCTRGAPADGGGARRAGARDARAGGRARARGVGGRAGGSDSAAGAAVPADDAASAAGRDARDRGRARQARGGDRERARRRGGAARGRARTSGADAGRGAGASRGGQAGAARARDPGGSTCSSGSDAARAAQDRRREAGQDCARSPSVARARRSERTHPERVSRRLGREHPLASDSRATRRQPALRAAERPRGARGRHRRGRAGAPDRSGRGRAAGRQREAHRLAGALSARVGAELELRIERLAAGGDGVARVDGLTVFVPRSAPGDLLRVRVTRVEARFARAEIDAVLEPGPARREAPCPSYGRCGGCSWLHLAEPAQASARIEIVREALRRIGGIGTLPEIEHIASPAALGYRSRARIAYERGRVGFRARASHEVVDVERCAVLDPATETELARVRARPPRGSGELEIRGYGERIEIGERRFAVGPTAFFQANRPLWKRWQDAVVDSCGRGERACELYCGVGFYTQPLAERFARVVAVERGPSARDARSNARAEIVEAACEDWAPGGLAALAPELVLLNPPRVGCHRMVLDAIREARPRRVVYVSCEASTLARDVARLGAEFRVARIVVLDALPQTHHIEAIAVLDSV